A region of Colletotrichum higginsianum IMI 349063 chromosome 10, whole genome shotgun sequence DNA encodes the following proteins:
- a CDS encoding cation diffusion facilitator family transporter: protein MRFHVTRKQRLVATIAISGGFFVAELVIGFRTKSLALIADAFHYLSDRKSSPETLTFGWKRAQVLGAFFNGVFLLALGVSIFLQAVERFVNLTCEYPCPRVTE, encoded by the exons ATGCGCTTCCACGTCACCAGGAAGCAGCGCCTGGTCGCGACCATCGCCATCTCcggcggcttcttcgtcgccgagctcgtcatCGGATTCCGCACAAAGTCGCTGGCCCTCATTGCGGATGCCTTTCACTAC TTGTCGGACCGGAAGTCCTCGCCCGAGACGTTGACTTTTGGTTGGAAACGCGCCCAAGTACTTGGCGCGTTCTTCAATGGCGTATTCTTGCTCGCCTTGGGAGTCAGCATCTTTCTCCAAGCCGTCGAGCGATTCGTCAACCTCACTTGCGAGTATCCGTGCCCCAGAGTCACTGAATAG
- a CDS encoding AT hook domain-containing protein — protein MVNSQGTFQNGPPNGGYMQPQVADQRPMARPFTLPEALPYSPQTSVIPFTPDLIPEPTLGSGSLASSISHMFNSQEYDSLNKESTGQNQNHGLKHLKYAVDHVLHDLKPNQRTYFKFKTVPKPNTNIPSSSVGSPQSLSAGLSPVAKMVFDRAPTFIKPLTGTSGPSSVNGQVAHQPPQPPSTPKSAPPPLKQSSASAEAHRGSNFRFEVAIPSKKLDPKAYVDVPDQAVPLPATVNPSDVTRVPTPIQVDLKQETPPPLPQHQSEPLAQSDTTQPSSAGLTSMPPPKSQTPGGSDVQKTSFAIELPRAPGFNKDEYLEMAVPESPDEPLGLSMRRQDGAYQSRQDDISTNLNQRQRAETALQDLERLIKAVFDSIRNVLGNELGHEQVATLNSDNEAILTGSTQQKLQTAIAKAIDLGSYDQAPIEDLQYIQKLSETGLTHTLNLDFRIEESWGEPDVTSWLSQLPDIEMGLKTARTCLRIMCGGREEKQIYSEEIIQKSTDVFKGVVEGIVIPVVEMRGSGSSSALFKLLQPHKKAIGPVLTNCQKLFALLAKLVTSIELSDTALGTLEFAASSLLFVDNAYLEKDSVVGVQRFDGIRLTAMEMLCQIFLAKPEQRRGIFDDILTSLEKLPVGKQSARQFRLSNGGSIQPVSALIMRLVQASSGKVDEKGTRSRLAMMAGDDADGDEEMPQPGKQAVAATIKSEEAGASQYQLALEELKAVALPLTEASTHNANYVVNFMVNRALKSTKSGDTPYRNLLDLFVEDFTECLDSPDWPSAELILRQMTFYMMKLWEGDRTAAPAKNMALELLGVMSAAVSKLRSHVRKITYSMEGSDSNELSRYLSDLATSALEQKTRIEHDVSWSGPYRTALEHLQRRSGEDPHLQGAISFLIADWAHRIFSGYDAMQETHDSLDQEFGRLAFRLRMMIEDRRWLSNEYTFKDVTSNHAKLAHSIILLRSPFCEHFQTMLNVLLNAMASDQATVRSKSLKSINQLLETDPAILDGDSVVVRLIITCSSDSSPQVRDSAIGLMGKCIGLRPRLEDKMAERIIERFIDSGIGVRKRAMKLARDIYLRNQSREIRSAIANGLLHRVQDPDEGVRELARQMIEEVWFAPFYQVDDTAAFKTSLTDHVALMIQTVKSGNVGAVLDKVLQSILGGQNKAHNGPFGVSMKLVEKMFELIDNLDSDDPAIPSGRDALQVLQIFAKADPKLFTFEEIRLLKPHLGSISGADDLAVFKAVTVIYRQVLPQLSNKYADFLREVREQLQNSVGRLSKNLLDDVVACLWIIADLLDNRDKLAYLGASSLRGVASMRNTQMDATKLMKFARYSTIVGMVGKHCDLDSEIDVFKKIFPKYSGTSVAKLMVDNLSPWADASQLMEARKHALDAIGLICQAHPRNYVSPNVYTKFQQVFEARVPALESTILRSFKEFLVTEEKRSEAATAAAVAGPEGDKKRELTVMGGTNYDDVASATTQRFLKEITRIALSSQDEHAFLAVEVLGSINRQGLVHPKETGVTLITLETSSMTKISEVAFMEHRALHEKHETVIEREYVRAIQAAYEYQRDIVKDTRGATTNPFQSKLHLLMEVLKVSKSKNRQKFLEKLVFQVDFDSAKLDVSAAFPPHVEYARFMIENLAYFEYVTVGEVLVTVHAMEKLFSTTGSSMAHVIESDIFNVRMDMDKPDDLQGDGQPTQPQLTIPPKRLRQLTSGSIILLCLWEARTYLRRLYGLGSKRETKTKLAAKDLSKAPTKVQGVTGDKFWEEVNSHMNGLKSQEATLEKCKTFVELMNVDKEFKVAEEEDLDGEDAGTPSEGEDDGPTADGRGRKRKAGSLPGNRKKRARSSSRPRPRGRPRKNPNPAEVEDDADGDFDDMDFV, from the exons ATGGTCAACAGCCAAGGGACCTTCCAGAATGGTCCGCCGAACGGCGGCTATATGCAGCCGCAAGTTGCGGACCAGCGTCCCATGGCGCGGCCGTTTACACTCCCTGAGGCGTTACCTTACTCTCCCCAGACCTCCGTCATTCCGTTTACTCCAG ACCTCATCCCCGAACCGACTCTCGGCTCCGGCTCGCTTGCTTCGAGCATCTCACATATGTTCAATAGCCAGGAATACGACAGTCTCAACAAGGAATCCACCGGACAGAACCAGAACCACGGGTTGAAGCACCTCAAGTACGCCGTTGACCATGTTCTACACGATCTGAAGCCCAACCAACGGACATATTT CAAATTCAAGACCGTCCCCAAGCCGAACACCAACATTCCGTCGAGTTCTGTTGGCTCTCCACAGAGCCTCAGCGCCGGTCTTTCGCCAGTGGCCAAGATGGTGTTTGATAGGGCACCAACATTCATCAAACCGCTCACTGGTACATCTGGCCCTTCCTCAGTCAACGGACAAGTTGCCCACCAGCCGCCTCAGCCTCCGTCGACACCCAAAAGTGCGCCACCGCCACTCAAGCAATCCTCGGCGAGTGCAGAAGCCCATCGAGGAAGCAACTTCCGTTTCGAGGTTGCAATCCCTTCCAAAAAACTCGATCCCAAAGCCTACGTGGATGTCCCCGACCAAGCCGTCCCGCTGCCGGCGACCGTCAATCCCTCCGATGTGACTCGGGTCCCCACACCAATCCAAGTTGACCTGAAGCAGGAgacgcccccccctctgcCTCAACATCAATCTGAACCTCTGGCGCAATCTGATACCACACAGCCCAGTTCTGCTGGACTCACGTCTATGCCGCCTCCCAAATCTCAAACGCCGGGAGGATCTGATGTCCAAAAGACGTCCTTCGCCATTGAGTTGCCGCGTGCTCCGGGTTTCAATAAGGACGAATATCTCGAGATGGCGGTACCCGAATCCCCCGATGAGCCTCTAGGACTGTCTATGCGCAGACAGGACGGCGCCTACCAAAGCCGACAGGATGATATTAGCACAAACCTCAACCAACGTCAGCGGGCCGAAACAGCACTGCAGGACCTCGAACGGTTAATCAAGGCCGTTTTCGATTCCATTAGAAATGTGCTCGGGAACGAACTTGGCCacgagcaggtcgccacttTGAACAGCGATAACGAGGCTATCTTGACAGGGTCAACACAGCAGAAGCTACAGACAGCTATCGCCAAGGCGATCGATCTGGGAAGCTACGATCAAGCACCCATCGAGGACCTTCAGTACATCCAGAAACTGAGCGAAACGGGGCTGACGCATACCCTCAACCTTGACTTCAGAATCGAGGAGTCTTGGGGCGAGCCGGATGTCACGAGCTGGTTGAGTCAACTGCCGGACATTGAGATGGGTCTCAAGACAGCTCGTACGTGCCTTCGCATAATGTGTGGCGGCAGAGAGGAGAAGCAGATCTACTCGGAGGAGATCATCCAGAAGTCGACCGATGTTTTCAAGGGTGTTGTTGAGGGCATCGTCATTCCCGTCGTTGAGATGAGAGGCAGTGGCTCATCGTCTGCCCTCTTCAAACTGTTGCAGCCTCACAAAAAGGCGATCGGCCCGGTCCTTACGAACTGCCAGAAGCTGTTCGCGCTCCTCGCCAAACTCGTCACAAGTATTGAGCTCTCAGACACCGCTCTTGGCACTCTGGAATTTGCTGCATCGAGCCTCCTCTTCGTGGACAACGCATACCTGGAGAAAGACTCTGTTGTCGGAGTACAGAGATTCGATGGCATCCGCCTTACTGCAATGGAGATGCTCTGCCAAATCTTCCTCGCAAAGCCTGAGCAACGTCGCGGCATCTTTGACGACATTTTGACTTCACTGGAAAAGCTCCCCGTCGGAAAGCAGAGCGCGCGCCAGTTCCGCTTGTCAAACGGCGGGAGCATTCAGCCAGTGTCGGCGCTCATTATGCGTCTTGTGCAAGCTAGCTccggcaaggtcgacgagAAGGGCACGCGCAGTCGattggcgatgatggcgggcgacgatgccgacggggacgaggaaATGCCCCAGCCTGGCAAACAAGCCGTGGCTGCAACAATCAAGTCGGAGGAAGCGGGTGCCTCGCAATACCAGCTCGCCCTGGAAGAACTGAAGGCTGTAGCCCTGCCCTTGACAGAAGCCTCAACCCACAACGCCAACTACGTTGTTAACTTCATGGTCAATCGTGCTCTCAAGTCTACCAAGTCCGGCGATACACCCTACCGCAACCTGCTCGACCTGTTCGTCGAAGACTTCACGGAATGTCTTGACTCTCCCGACTGGCCGTCCGCCGAGCTCATCCTGCGGCAAATGACCTTCTATATGATGAAACTCTGGGAGGGAGACAGAACCGCGGCACCTGCCAAGAACATGGCCCTAGAACTTCTCGGTGTCATGAGCGCTGCGGTCTCCAAACTGCGGTCACATGTCCGCAAGATCACCTACTCGATGGAGGGCAGCGATTCTAATGAACTTTCTCGCTACCTCTCGGACTTGGCTACCTCCGCTTTGGAGCAAAAGACCCGAATCGAGCACGATGTTTCGTGGTCTGGGCCGTATCGAACGGCACTGGAGCATCTGCAACGGCGTTCTGGCGAAGATCCTCACTTGCAGGGCGCAATTTCGTTTCTGATTGCAGACTGGGCTCATAGAATATTTTCTGGATACGACGCCATGCAGGAAACCCACGACTCTCTTGACCAGGAGTTTGGACGTCTGGCCTTCCGGCTTCGAATGATGATCGAGGACCGTCGGTGGCTCTCCAACGAATACACTTTCAAAGACGTCACCAGCAATCACGCAAAGCTGGCCCACTCAATCATCCTCCTGCGCTCACCGTTCTGCGAGCACTTCCAGACTATGCTCAACGTCCTCCTCAATGCCATGGCTAGTGACCAGGCGACCGTCCGCAGCAAGAGTCTCAAGAGCATCAACCAGCTTCTGGAGACGGATCCCGCCATCTTGGACGGTGACTCTGTGGTTGTCCGTCTCATCATTACCTGCTCGAGTGATTCTTCGCCGCAAGTGCGTGACTCTGCCATTGGTTTGATGGGAAAGTGCATTGGATTGCGCCCGAGACTTGAGGACAAGATGGCGGAGAGGATCATTGAAAGATTTATCGACTCTGGCATCGGCGTGCGCAAGAGGGCGATGAAGCTGGCTCGAGACATTTATCTGCGCAACCAGAGTCGGGAGATCCGCAGCGCCATCGCAAACGGCTTACTGCATCGGGTGCAAGACCCGGACGAAGGTGTGCGGGAACTGGCTCGCCAGATGATTGAAGAGGTCTGGTTTGCTCCGTTCTATCAAGTCGATGATACAGCGGCCTTCAAAACATCCTTGACCGACCACGTCGCGCTCATGATTCAGACGGTTAAGTCCGGAAATGTGGGCGCTGTCCTCGACAAAGTGCTCCAGTCCATCCTGGGAGGACAGAATAAGGCTCACAACGGGCCTTTCGGCGTTAGCATGAAGCTGGTTGAGAAAATGTTCGAGCTCATCGACAACCTGGACTCGGACGACCCTGCGATTCCTTCCGGACGAGATGCACTGCAAGTTCTGCAGATTTTTGCCAAGGCCGACCCGAAGCTCTTCACCTTTGAGGAGATCAGACTCCTCAAGCCTCACCTTGGTAGCATCAGTGGCGCTGATGATCTGGCTGTCTTCAAAGCCGTCACCGTCATTTACCGCCAGGTTTTGCCGCAGCTCTCGAACAAGTACGCTGATTTCCTTCGCGAAGTAAGAGAGCAGCTGCAAAACTCGGTTGGCAGGCTCAGCAAGAACCTACTGGACGATGTTGTGGCCTGTCTGTGGATCATCGCCGATCTATTAGATAATCGCGACAAGCTGGCATATTTGGGCGCATCCAGCTTACGCGGAGTTGCCAGCATGCGAAATACGCAAATGGATGCCACCAAGCTCATGAAGTTTGCCAGATATTCGACGATTGTCGGAATGGTTGGTAAGCACTGCGATCTCGATTCCGAGATTGACGTTTTCAAGAAGATCTTCCCCAAGTACTCCGGCACATCGGTTGCAAAGCTCATGGTTGACAATCTGTCGCCTTGGGCCGATGCATCGCAGCTCATGGAGGCTCGCAAGCATGCGCTTGATGCCATCGGCCTCATATGCCAGGCCCATCCCCGAAACTACGTCTCGCCGAATGTCTACACCAAGTTCCAGCAAGTATTCGAGGCTAGAGTTCCAGCACTGGAGAGCACCATCCTCCGGTCGTTTAAGGAATTCCTCGTGACAGAAGAGAAGCGGTCGGAGGCTGccacagccgccgccgtcgctggcCCCGAGGGAGACAAGAAGCGCGAGTTGACTGTCATGGGTGGAACCAACTACGACGACGTGGCGAGCGCGACCACCCAGCGTTTCCTCAAAGAGATCACTCGGATCGCCTTATCATCGCAGGATGAGCATGCCTTCCTTGCTGTTGAGGTTCTTGGCAGCATCAACCGCCAGGGCCTCGTCCATCCCAAAGAAACAGGTGTGACCCTGATCACCCTGGAGACTTCATCGATGACCAAGATTTCTGAGGTCGCTTTCATGGAGCATCGAGCGCTGCATGAGAAACACGAAACCGTTATTGAGCGAGAATACGTCAGGGCCATCCAAGCCGCATACGAATATCAGCGGGACATTGTCAAAGACACTCGCGGCGCAACCACAAACCCTTTCCAGTCGAAACTTCATCTTTTGATGGAGGTGCTCAAGGTGAGCAAGTCCAAGAACCGACAGAAGTTCCTTGAGAAACTGGTTTTCCAGGTCGACTTCGACTCTGCCAAGCTCGACGTTTCCGCAGCCTTTCCCCCGCATGTCGAATACGCACGGTTCATGATTGAGAACCTGGCTTACTTCGAATATGTGACGGTCGGAGAGGTTTTGGTTACGGTCCATGCAATGGAAAAGCTGTTTTCGACAACCGGATCCAGCATGGCGCATGTGATCGAGTCCGACATATTCAACGTCCgcatggacatggacaaACCAGATGATCTGCAGGGTGATGGACAGCCGACGCAACCCCAGCTGACCATCCCTCCCAAGAGGCTTCGCCAGCTCACGTCTGGATCCATCATACTTCTTTGCCTCTGGGAAGCCAGGACCTATCTTCGGCGCCTCTACGGCTTGGGAAGCAAGCGCGAGACAAAGACAAAGCTGGCGGCGAAAGACCTGAGCAAGGCTCCGACCAAGGTCCAAGGTGTGACAGGAGACAAGTTTTGGGAGGAGGTCAACTCGCACATGAATGGGCTGAAGTCGCAAGAGGCTACTTTGGAGAAGTGCAAAACATTCGTGGAGTTGATGAACGTCGACAAAGAGTTCAAGGtggctgaagaagaggaccTGGACGGCGAAGATGCCGGTACGCCcagcgagggcgaggacgacggccccACAGCCGACGGCAGAGGTCGGAAGAGGAAAGCTGGCTCATTGCCCGGAAACCGCAAGAAGCGCGCCCGCTCCTCATCTCGACCGAGACCCCGCGGCCGACCACGCAAGAATCCAAAtccggccgaggtcgaggacgatgcgGATGGCGACTTTGATGACATGGATTTTGTCTGA
- a CDS encoding DNA-directed RNA polymerase subunit has product MSAIGTLVFCHDCGNLLPASMGTEKNILTCDCCGADNKDTGSKTIVTQTKPSDFPSQLRQKLQSNVQAVDRANVNTEATIRETCPKCGREEVRFTAVQLRSADEGSTIFFTCDCGFKWSHNN; this is encoded by the exons ATGTCCGCTATTGGAACGCTTGTCTTCTGTCACGACTGCGGCAACTTGCTTCCCGCGTCCATGGGCACGGAGAAGAACATCCTCACCTGCGATTGCTGCGGCGCCGACAACAAGG ATACCGGCTCCAAGACGATCGTCACCCAGACGAAGCCCTCCGATTTCCCGTCCCAGTTGCGACAGAAGCTGCAGTCCAATGTCCAAGCCGTCGACAGGGCCAACGTGAACACGGAGGCCACGATCAGAGAGACGTGCCCCAAGTGCGGAAGAGAAGAGGTCCGCTTCACTGCCGTGCAGCTCCGCAGCGCCGACGAAGGCAGCACCATTTTCTTCACCTGCGATTGTGGCTTCAA ATGGTCTCATAACAACTGA
- a CDS encoding Deoxyhypusine hydroxylase — MSPSADLPETRETLEAIAAADQTKTISELRKTVTSETTPLPLRFRALFSLKHVACNNKGPDSDAAIEAIAAGFASPSALLKHELAYCLGQTANLVAVPYLRDVLCDLKEDPMCRHEAAEALGALGDASQLDILREYRDREGEDVCITETCEIAIDRIEWENSEQRKLEKLRKSDFTSVDPAPPMEESQRSVEELEKTLMDAKLPLFQRYRAMFALRDLASPPDLPTAVPAVLALARGLADPSALFRHEIAFVFGQLSHPASIPALTEALSNTEEASMVRHEAAEALGSLGDEEGVEETLLKFLHDKEKVVRESVIVALDMAEFESSGQTEYALIPDAAKAAA; from the exons ATGTCACCCTCTGCAGACCTCCCCGAGACGCGCGAGacgctcgaggccatcgccgccgccgaccagACAAAGACCATCTCCGAGCTGCGCAAGACGGTCACCTCCGAGACTACCCCGCTGCCCCTTCGCTTCCgcgccctcttctccctcaaGCACGTCGCCTGCAACAACAAGGGCCCCGAcagcgacgccgccatcgaggccatcgccgccggcttcgccTCCCCTTCGGCCCTGCTCAAGCACGAGCTCGCCTACTGCCTCGGCCAGACCGCCAACCTCGTTGCCGTCCCCTACCTGCGTGATGTCCTTTGCGACCTGAAGGAGGACCCTATGTGCCgccacgaggccgccgaggccctggGCGCCCTGGGCGATGCTAGCCAGCTCGACATCCTGAGGGAATATAGAGaccgcgagggcgaggacgtctGCATCACCGAGACGTGCGAGATCGCCATCGACCGAATCGAGTGGGAGAACTCGGAGCAGAGGAAGCTGGAGAAGCTGCGCAAGAG CGACTTCACCTCCGTAGACCCCGCGCCTCCGATGGAGGAGTCCCAACGCTCTGTCGAAGAGCTCGAGAAGACCCTCATGGACGCCAAGCTGCCTCTCTTCCAGCGTTACCGCGCCATGTTCGCCCTGCGCGACctcgcgtcgccgcccgacCTGCCGACTGCCGTTCCCGCCgtgctcgccctcgccaggGGCTTGGCTGACCCGTCCGCCCTGTTCCGCCACGAGAtcgccttcgtcttcggccaACTGTCGCACCCGGCGTCGATCCCTGCGCTGACCGAGGCGCTTAGCAACACCGAAGAGGCGAGCATGGTGCgccacgaggccgccgaggcgctgggaagcctgggcgacgaggagggcgttGAGGAGACCCTCCTGAAGTTCCTGCACGACAAGGAAAAGGTCGTGCGCGAGAGCGTCATCGTGGCCTTAGACATGGCCGAGTTCGAGTCCAGCGGCCAGACCGAGTATGCGTTGAttcccgacgccgccaaggcggCTGCTTGA